Genomic window (Capsicum annuum cultivar UCD-10X-F1 chromosome 10, UCD10Xv1.1, whole genome shotgun sequence):
CTTGCAGAATTTCATCCTTTATTTGTTTGGTTGCAGTTTTAATTGATTTTGCATCTTCTTTTGGGCGTAATTGGTTGTTTATGTATCAGGCCACGGAGATTGGAAAGTCAGTTAATTCTCTCAGAAAGCACAACTCAAAGGATATCCGGCATCTAGCCCGGACATTGATTGAGTAAGTAACTCTTGTATTATTACTGAAAATAACTGTAAGATTATCAAAATATGAATCCACTACATGGTTGTAGTAGTCTGATATCCGGACATCTTTAATGCGAGTAAATTTGTCATTTTCGCAAAGGTTTGAACTTTTGTCGCCTAGTCGAACTAACTTGTCGTAGTGGTTGCTCTGGACAGCTTGATTTGTCGATTGTGTAGTTATGAGCTATTATTACTTTCTAACGCTTGTCACTATTTGTAGCTTacagtttttctttaattgttgtAATGTTTACCATTTGAATGTTGAGTACATGTAGCTTAATTATCAACGGATAGTAATGATGGTCATCGCTTTATTCATTCAGTGCTTTGCAAAATTTTGTGACTCACTTCGGGtagtcttttttatttatcagaaGTATATATTGACCTTGCTCCTTACCCCTGCAATTCAATCTTTAGTTTTCTGTTCTGTATCCCTTCGTATTGATCTGCGCAACTTGCTGATTTACTGTTTGGGAGCCTGTCTGTTTCTATAGAGTTGCGCTTTAAGTTAAACATGTTTGTTGCTGATCACATTCTTATGGATCACAGGGATTGGAAGGTCTTGGTAGATGAATGGGTGAATGCTACTGCAGCCTTTACAGGTTACTATTTAAGAGTCTCTTGCAGCCTTTTCGATTTTCAGGATCAAAGAACTATTCTTTGTGTTTCCATTTGCAATTCTGAGCTGAAGTTTGAACCGATTTATTACTTGCGTGAAGGTACTGAAAGCACTCCAGAGTCTATGAAAGCGTCTGTAGTTGATCAAGAGGAGGAAGGACTTCCTTCCCCACCATTAGATGACTTAGCTTTCTTTTCTGCTCAGACTACTTCGATGGAGTTGGGACAAGTATGAACAACTTCCTCTCTTCTAGAAATTTGATTATTTTGCTTTGTGAGCTGCAACTGACTTATTTTCCATTTGTTGTTTGTGAACGATGAAGTTCTTTGATGGCATGGATGATGATGGAAGTGAGTAGAATCTGTGTCCATATTCTTTCAAATATTCCTTTACTATTCGGTTCTTTATTCGAATTCCCCACTAAATAAAAGTATATTGTTCTGATTGGGGATTTTGTTTCAGATCCTCGAAACAGTGGGGAATTCAATGAGAACCGTGGTAATGGCAGAAAGCCATCACTGGATAACCAGAACATTCCTGTCCGGAAGCAGCAGTCTGCTGAATGCTTCGGTGCTGCTCCTAAAGAGAGGAAGCAGGAAGCCTTAATCCAGAAACAAACTACCGTTGTCAAACCAAATAAGCCATCCGGAGGTAACTCTGGGCCCGGGAGACAAATTAGACCATCCTCGGAACAGAAGCTCAAGATTAACGAGACAAACTTCCAGCAGAAATCTGACAAAGGCACAATTCAAAAGAGGCCTATGACGTCTCAACAGAATGTAAGTATCTGTAAAGGGAGTTATCTTGTGATTCATGTAAAGCTTCGCTCCCTATCTAACTCTGCATAATTTAACTGTATAGAAACTTAGACAGTCAGATGAGGATGCAGTTCAAGTCAAACTTGAAGCAACAAAGAGAAAGCTCCAGGAACGGTACCAGGAAGCTGAAAACGGTTGGTCCTTTACTCCTGTTTTAAGCTTTTATGGATACTTCCAATTTTAGTGGATACATATGTAAGCATTGAAATCAATTGATTCACGACCGCAAGGTCTGATATATTATCTGAATGTATTTTATAATTGTCGTTCAGCCAAGAGGCAGCGGACAATACAGGTTATGGAGTTGCATGATATCCCCAAGAGGGCCCCAAACCAAGGTCCTGGCCTTAAGAATCCTCATATGAGACCTGGCAACAATAATAGGCATTGGGGAAATGGACGTCGGTGAATTGATTTGAACAAACTGTCTCAATAAGTTACTCTAGTCTCTTAGAAGGACACCGATGACTCCTCAGCTGAGTAAATTCTCAACTTGCTGTGGAAACGGAAGATCTCATATAATCGACCCTCAACAAAGAGAGGCCACTCTCAAATCGGGAGATAGGCATGTAAATGTTATCGGAGTTACATTATGCTTGGATAAACATTTTCTCGGACCTCACAGTACAGGGTTTGGGCTCTTTGGtctaatttctttttgatttttaggaAGGACATAATATCGTCCATTTTGGATGAACCATCTTATGAGCATTTAACAATATGCTTTCATAGAAATACCCTGACTGTATATTTGCACAGAATAAGTGCATTTTCATTTTGGATTAGAACATTGAaatatgattagaaaatataaaataatggttACATTATGGTTTTCTCCTATTATTTTCTTGAATCGAGGGTCTACCAAAAACAACCTTACCGCCCAAGGTAGGGGTTAGGTTGCGTACACACTGCCGTGCCCTCTCCAGACTCCACTACCTGAGATGATTTTGTTCTATGTGGTTCTTGATATTATTATGCCATGTTTGTTTGTTGACTTTATTGGTTGTGGATAAGGACTCCTTTTTCTTCTCTTGTATAAAAGTGGGAAAGATTTTGTTGATTGTTAGTTTGGTAGGGGTTTTGATTACCTTGTTATCAGGTATAGCAAATGGGGGTTGGATGATTTTAGGTAGGGACACATTTGTAGAGAAATAGTTGTTGCacttggggtggggtggggtggggtggggtggggagatGGTGGATAAGCAACACCAAATGATGTATGACACATACTAGTGCTTTTAATCTTATACTCATcccgtttcattttagttgtcGCTTTAGTTGATTTCGCGCACACTACTCATcccgtttcattttagttgtcGCTTTAGCTGATTTTGCGCACACTAGGAAAGcaattataaatataatgtacaGTTTATGAAGTTATTCctatttatcatgttttttaaATAGAATTGAGCAATATTAAGAATCTTTTTTTAATGTTAAGGGTATAATTAAAGAATAGTTGTAAATTTTGGTCTTATTATTtgaagtataatatttttgggaCAATTTTTTTTGAGCTAAAGTGATTGTACCTATTTGATT
Coding sequences:
- the LOC107843766 gene encoding probable mediator of RNA polymerase II transcription subunit 26b isoform X1 encodes the protein MAKSNGNLDKWRDYFGTANSDIFDIIEYAVLVAAADCPKEFKLRRERIAEMLFTCKFTMCFGCDKVELAVPVVDGVVNDVDDEGKVKGKKESKANSSVGNHVDDVVNQVSNYSYGEAEALTEEIEEETQTFGEVMRIKDVIDNSQAESSELFECLRRLQLMALSVETLKATEIGKSVNSLRKHNSKDIRHLARTLIEDWKVLVDEWVNATAAFTGTESTPESMKASVVDQEEEGLPSPPLDDLAFFSAQTTSMELGQFFDGMDDDGNPRNSGEFNENRGNGRKPSLDNQNIPVRKQQSAECFGAAPKERKQEALIQKQTTVVKPNKPSGGNSGPGRQIRPSSEQKLKINETNFQQKSDKGTIQKRPMTSQQNKLRQSDEDAVQVKLEATKRKLQERYQEAENAKRQRTIQVMELHDIPKRAPNQGPGLKNPHMRPGNNNRHWGNGRR
- the LOC107843766 gene encoding probable mediator of RNA polymerase II transcription subunit 26b isoform X2, which gives rise to MAKSNGNLDKWRDYFGTANSDIFDIIEYAVLVAAADCPKEFKLRRERIAEMLFTWKVKGKKESKANSSVGNHVDDVVNQVSNYSYGEAEALTEEIEEETQTFGEVMRIKDVIDNSQAESSELFECLRRLQLMALSVETLKATEIGKSVNSLRKHNSKDIRHLARTLIEDWKVLVDEWVNATAAFTGTESTPESMKASVVDQEEEGLPSPPLDDLAFFSAQTTSMELGQFFDGMDDDGNPRNSGEFNENRGNGRKPSLDNQNIPVRKQQSAECFGAAPKERKQEALIQKQTTVVKPNKPSGGNSGPGRQIRPSSEQKLKINETNFQQKSDKGTIQKRPMTSQQNKLRQSDEDAVQVKLEATKRKLQERYQEAENAKRQRTIQVMELHDIPKRAPNQGPGLKNPHMRPGNNNRHWGNGRR